In a genomic window of Glycine max cultivar Williams 82 chromosome 13, Glycine_max_v4.0, whole genome shotgun sequence:
- the LOC100816140 gene encoding F-box/LRR-repeat protein 4 isoform X2 — protein sequence MRGHDWINTLLPDELLIEIFRRLDSKSNRDASSLVCTRWLRLERLTRAAIRIGASGSPDLLIHLLAARFSNITTVHIDERLSVSIPAHLGRRRSSGNSSVKLHDVNDKHGSASDQSDLDSLCLSDSGLASLAEGFPKLEKLRLIWCSNVTSEGLSSLARKCTSLKSLDLQGCYVGDQGLAAIGQCCKQLEDLNLRFCEGLTDNGLVELALGVGNALKSLGVAACAKITDVSMEVVGSQCRSLETLSLDSEFIHNKGVLAVIKGCPHLKVLKLQCINLTDDTLNVAGTSCLSLELLALYSFQRFTDNDKGLEVIATGCKELTHLEVNGCHNIGTLGLESVGKSCQHLSELALLYCQRIGDAGLVQVGQGCKFLQALQLVDCSSIGDEAMCGIASGCRNLKKLHIRRCYEIGNKGIIAVGEKCKLLTDLSIRFCDRVGDRALIAIAEGCSLHYLNVSGCHLIGDAGVIAIARGCPQLCYLDVSVLQKLGDIAMAELGEHCPLLKEIVLSHCRQITDVGLAHLVKGCCTVLESCHMVYCSGVTSVGVATVVSSCPNIKKVLVEKWKVSQRTQRRVGSVISYLCMDL from the exons ATGCGAGGCCACGATTGGATCAACACGCTGCTCCCCGACGAGTTACTCATTGAGATCTTCCGCCGCCTGGACTCTAAGTCCAACCGCGACGCCAGCTCCCTCGTCTGCACGCGGTGGCTCCGCCTCGAGCGCCTCACACGCGCCGCCATCCGCATCGGCGCCTCCGGCTCCCCCGACCTCTTGATCCACCTCCTCGCCGCGCGATTCTCCAACATCACCACCGTTCACATCGATGAGCGCCTCTCTGTTTCAATCCCCGCTCACCTC GGGAGAAGACGCTCGAGCGGCAATTCCTCGGTGAAGCTGCACGACGTGAATGATAAGCACGGCTCTGCCTCTGATCAGAGCGATTTGGATTCACTCTGTTTATCTGATTCTGGTTTGGCTTCTCTCGCCGAAGGCTTTCCCAAGCTCGAGAAGCTGAGGTTAATTTGGTGTTCTAACGTCACTAGCGAGGGGTTGTCATCCCTAGCTAGGAAATGCACTTCTTTGAAATCCTTGGACTTGCAG GGTTGCTATGTTGGAGATCAAGGTCTAGCTGCTATTGGACAGTGTTGCAAACAACTTGAAGATTTGAATCTGCGTTTCTGTGAAGGTTTGACTGATAATGGTTTGGTTGAATTAGCATTGGGTGTGGGAAATGCGTTAAAATCTCTTGGAGTAGCAGCTTGTGCCAAAATAACTGACGTTTCAATGGAAGTTGTGGGATCACAGTGCAGATCCCTTGAGACCTTGTCATTGGACTCTGAGTTCATCCATAATAAAGGGGTGCTTGCTGTGATTAAAGGATGTCCACATTTGAAAGTTCTAAAGCTGCAATGTATTAATCTTACAGATGATACTCTAAATGTTGCAGGCACTAGCTGCTTGTCTTTGGAGTTATTGGCTTTATATAGTTTTCAGAGATTTACTGATAA TGACAAGGGTTTGGAAGTAATTGCTACTGGCTGCAAGGAACTTACTCATCTTGAAGTGAATGGATGCCACAATATTGGAACTTTGGGGCTAGAATCTGTTGGAAAATCCTGCCA ACATCTCTCTGAGTTAGCATTGCTTTACTGCCAAAGAATTGGTGATGCTGGTCTTGTCCAGGTTGGACAGGGATGCAAATTCTTGCAAGCACTTCAATTGGTAGATTGTTCAAGCATTGGAGATGAAGCCATGTGTGGCATAGCTAGTGGCTGTAGGAATCTAAAGAAACTTCATATTCGTCGCTGTTATGAG ATTGGGAACAAGGGGATCATTGCTGTTGGTGAGAAGTGTAAGTTGCTAACAGATCTTAGCATTCGATTTTGTGATAG GGTTGGCGACAGAGCTCTTATTGCTATAGCTGAGGGTTGTTCCCTTCATTATCTGAATGTTAGTGGTTGCCATCTAATTGGAGATGCTGGAGTGATAGCCATTGCAAGGGGGTGCCCTCAACTATGTTATTTGGATGTGAGTGTATTGCAG AAGTTAGGTGATATAGCTATGGCTGAATTGGGAGAACACTGtccattgttgaaagaaatagTACTCTCACACTGTCGACAAATAACAGATGTTGGGTTAGCACATCTTGTAAAAGGTTGCTGCACAGTGCTTGAGTCATGCCACATGGTTTATTGCTCTGGTGTAACTTCAGTTGGAGTAGCAACTGTGGTTTCTAGTTGTCCCAACATAAAAAAGGTTCTTGTTGAAAAGTGGAAGGTTAGCCAACGTACTCAGCGTCGAGTAGGCTCAGTCATCTCCTACTTGTGCATGGACCTCTAG
- the LOC100816140 gene encoding F-box/LRR-repeat protein 4 isoform X4, with product MRGHDWINTLLPDELLIEIFRRLDSKSNRDASSLVCTRWLRLERLTRAAIRIGASGSPDLLIHLLAARFSNITTVHIDERLSVSIPAHLGRRRSSGNSSVKLHDVNDKHGSASDQSDLDSLCLSDSGLASLAEGFPKLEKLRLIWCSNVTSEGLSSLARKCTSLKSLDLQGCYVGDQGLAAIGQCCKQLEDLNLRFCEGTSCLSLELLALYSFQRFTDNDKGLEVIATGCKELTHLEVNGCHNIGTLGLESVGKSCQHLSELALLYCQRIGDAGLVQVGQGCKFLQALQLVDCSSIGDEAMCGIASGCRNLKKLHIRRCYEIGNKGIIAVGEKCKLLTDLSIRFCDRVGDRALIAIAEGCSLHYLNVSGCHLIGDAGVIAIARGCPQLCYLDVSVLQKLGDIAMAELGEHCPLLKEIVLSHCRQITDVGLAHLVKGCCTVLESCHMVYCSGVTSVGVATVVSSCPNIKKVLVEKWKVSQRTQRRVGSVISYLCMDL from the exons ATGCGAGGCCACGATTGGATCAACACGCTGCTCCCCGACGAGTTACTCATTGAGATCTTCCGCCGCCTGGACTCTAAGTCCAACCGCGACGCCAGCTCCCTCGTCTGCACGCGGTGGCTCCGCCTCGAGCGCCTCACACGCGCCGCCATCCGCATCGGCGCCTCCGGCTCCCCCGACCTCTTGATCCACCTCCTCGCCGCGCGATTCTCCAACATCACCACCGTTCACATCGATGAGCGCCTCTCTGTTTCAATCCCCGCTCACCTC GGGAGAAGACGCTCGAGCGGCAATTCCTCGGTGAAGCTGCACGACGTGAATGATAAGCACGGCTCTGCCTCTGATCAGAGCGATTTGGATTCACTCTGTTTATCTGATTCTGGTTTGGCTTCTCTCGCCGAAGGCTTTCCCAAGCTCGAGAAGCTGAGGTTAATTTGGTGTTCTAACGTCACTAGCGAGGGGTTGTCATCCCTAGCTAGGAAATGCACTTCTTTGAAATCCTTGGACTTGCAG GGTTGCTATGTTGGAGATCAAGGTCTAGCTGCTATTGGACAGTGTTGCAAACAACTTGAAGATTTGAATCTGCGTTTCTGTGAAG GCACTAGCTGCTTGTCTTTGGAGTTATTGGCTTTATATAGTTTTCAGAGATTTACTGATAA TGACAAGGGTTTGGAAGTAATTGCTACTGGCTGCAAGGAACTTACTCATCTTGAAGTGAATGGATGCCACAATATTGGAACTTTGGGGCTAGAATCTGTTGGAAAATCCTGCCA ACATCTCTCTGAGTTAGCATTGCTTTACTGCCAAAGAATTGGTGATGCTGGTCTTGTCCAGGTTGGACAGGGATGCAAATTCTTGCAAGCACTTCAATTGGTAGATTGTTCAAGCATTGGAGATGAAGCCATGTGTGGCATAGCTAGTGGCTGTAGGAATCTAAAGAAACTTCATATTCGTCGCTGTTATGAG ATTGGGAACAAGGGGATCATTGCTGTTGGTGAGAAGTGTAAGTTGCTAACAGATCTTAGCATTCGATTTTGTGATAG GGTTGGCGACAGAGCTCTTATTGCTATAGCTGAGGGTTGTTCCCTTCATTATCTGAATGTTAGTGGTTGCCATCTAATTGGAGATGCTGGAGTGATAGCCATTGCAAGGGGGTGCCCTCAACTATGTTATTTGGATGTGAGTGTATTGCAG AAGTTAGGTGATATAGCTATGGCTGAATTGGGAGAACACTGtccattgttgaaagaaatagTACTCTCACACTGTCGACAAATAACAGATGTTGGGTTAGCACATCTTGTAAAAGGTTGCTGCACAGTGCTTGAGTCATGCCACATGGTTTATTGCTCTGGTGTAACTTCAGTTGGAGTAGCAACTGTGGTTTCTAGTTGTCCCAACATAAAAAAGGTTCTTGTTGAAAAGTGGAAGGTTAGCCAACGTACTCAGCGTCGAGTAGGCTCAGTCATCTCCTACTTGTGCATGGACCTCTAG
- the LOC100816140 gene encoding F-box/LRR-repeat protein 4 isoform X3, translated as MRGHDWINTLLPDELLIEIFRRLDSKSNRDASSLVCTRWLRLERLTRAAIRIGASGSPDLLIHLLAARFSNITTVHIDERLSVSIPAHLGRRRSSGNSSVKLHDVNDKHGSASDQSDLDSLCLSDSGLASLAEGFPKLEKLRLIWCSNVTSEGLSSLARKCTSLKSLDLQGCYVGDQGLAAIGQCCKQLEDLNLRFCEGTSCLSLELLALYSFQRFTDKGLCAIGNGCKKLKNLTLSDCYFLSDKGLEVIATGCKELTHLEVNGCHNIGTLGLESVGKSCQHLSELALLYCQRIGDAGLVQVGQGCKFLQALQLVDCSSIGDEAMCGIASGCRNLKKLHIRRCYEIGNKGIIAVGEKCKLLTDLSIRFCDRVGDRALIAIAEGCSLHYLNVSGCHLIGDAGVIAIARGCPQLCYLDVSVLQKLGDIAMAELGEHCPLLKEIVLSHCRQITDVGLAHLVKGCCTVLESCHMVYCSGVTSVGVATVVSSCPNIKKVLVEKWKVSQRTQRRVGSVISYLCMDL; from the exons ATGCGAGGCCACGATTGGATCAACACGCTGCTCCCCGACGAGTTACTCATTGAGATCTTCCGCCGCCTGGACTCTAAGTCCAACCGCGACGCCAGCTCCCTCGTCTGCACGCGGTGGCTCCGCCTCGAGCGCCTCACACGCGCCGCCATCCGCATCGGCGCCTCCGGCTCCCCCGACCTCTTGATCCACCTCCTCGCCGCGCGATTCTCCAACATCACCACCGTTCACATCGATGAGCGCCTCTCTGTTTCAATCCCCGCTCACCTC GGGAGAAGACGCTCGAGCGGCAATTCCTCGGTGAAGCTGCACGACGTGAATGATAAGCACGGCTCTGCCTCTGATCAGAGCGATTTGGATTCACTCTGTTTATCTGATTCTGGTTTGGCTTCTCTCGCCGAAGGCTTTCCCAAGCTCGAGAAGCTGAGGTTAATTTGGTGTTCTAACGTCACTAGCGAGGGGTTGTCATCCCTAGCTAGGAAATGCACTTCTTTGAAATCCTTGGACTTGCAG GGTTGCTATGTTGGAGATCAAGGTCTAGCTGCTATTGGACAGTGTTGCAAACAACTTGAAGATTTGAATCTGCGTTTCTGTGAAG GCACTAGCTGCTTGTCTTTGGAGTTATTGGCTTTATATAGTTTTCAGAGATTTACTGATAA GGGTTTGTGTGCTATTGGGAATGGATGTAAGAAGTTAAAGAACTTGACTTTAAGTGATTGCTATTTCCTCAGTGACAAGGGTTTGGAAGTAATTGCTACTGGCTGCAAGGAACTTACTCATCTTGAAGTGAATGGATGCCACAATATTGGAACTTTGGGGCTAGAATCTGTTGGAAAATCCTGCCA ACATCTCTCTGAGTTAGCATTGCTTTACTGCCAAAGAATTGGTGATGCTGGTCTTGTCCAGGTTGGACAGGGATGCAAATTCTTGCAAGCACTTCAATTGGTAGATTGTTCAAGCATTGGAGATGAAGCCATGTGTGGCATAGCTAGTGGCTGTAGGAATCTAAAGAAACTTCATATTCGTCGCTGTTATGAG ATTGGGAACAAGGGGATCATTGCTGTTGGTGAGAAGTGTAAGTTGCTAACAGATCTTAGCATTCGATTTTGTGATAG GGTTGGCGACAGAGCTCTTATTGCTATAGCTGAGGGTTGTTCCCTTCATTATCTGAATGTTAGTGGTTGCCATCTAATTGGAGATGCTGGAGTGATAGCCATTGCAAGGGGGTGCCCTCAACTATGTTATTTGGATGTGAGTGTATTGCAG AAGTTAGGTGATATAGCTATGGCTGAATTGGGAGAACACTGtccattgttgaaagaaatagTACTCTCACACTGTCGACAAATAACAGATGTTGGGTTAGCACATCTTGTAAAAGGTTGCTGCACAGTGCTTGAGTCATGCCACATGGTTTATTGCTCTGGTGTAACTTCAGTTGGAGTAGCAACTGTGGTTTCTAGTTGTCCCAACATAAAAAAGGTTCTTGTTGAAAAGTGGAAGGTTAGCCAACGTACTCAGCGTCGAGTAGGCTCAGTCATCTCCTACTTGTGCATGGACCTCTAG
- the LOC100817029 gene encoding S-adenosylmethionine decarboxylase proenzyme 4, translating to MAFAFSGFEGFEKRLELHFFGDDPTILQLGLRKLSFECIQQTLEAVQCTVVSAVGNSYFDAYVLSESSLFVYPTKIIIKTCGTTQLLKSITPLIFYAQTHLGLTLSLCRYTRGSFIFPLSQPFPHTSFEHEVTYLETTLPSDLCFRKASIMPSKSSSHAWHVFTATNIPHHHSRALYSERHAYTMEICMTDLDPVLARKFFRRAGDGKTGDSAGKEMTEITGVDEINPQALVCDFAFDPCGYSMNGIDGEWYSTIHVTPEDGYSYASFECVGSVNDDVDILHVLRKVVQIFRPGTMSVSTTSLGSEMWREVSGAVEPMGMKLRSCAMDQFPDSGSVVFQTFTPLRRKSAH from the coding sequence ATGGCATTCGCATTCTCAGGTTTCGAAGGCTTCGAGAAGAGGCTGGAGCTCCATTTCTTTGGCGACGACCCAACTATCCTCCAACTAGGCCTCAGAAAACTCTCCTTCGAGTGCATACAACAAACCCTAGAAGCAGTCCAATGCACTGTCGTTTCAGCCGTTGGAAACTCCTACTTTGACGCTTATGTGTTATCAGAATCAAGCCTCTTTGTGTACCCAACaaagatcatcatcaaaacGTGTGGAACCACGCAGCTTCTCAAATCCATAACTCCCTTAATCTTCTACGCACAGACCCATCTCGGTCTCACTCTCTCTTTATGTCGCTACACCCGCGGAAGCTTCATCTTTCCTCTGTCACAACCCTTCCCTCACACGAGCTTCGAACACGAAGTTACTTACTTGGAAACAACCCTTCCTTCGGACCTGTGTTTCAGAAAAGCCTCCATCATGCCCTCGAAATCCTCCTCACACGCGTGGCACGTGTTCACCGCCACGAATATTCCTCATCATCACTCTCGCGCTCTTTACAGCGAAAGGCACGCTTACACCATGGAAATCTGCATGACCGACCTAGACCCCGTCCTCGCAAGAAAGTTTTTCCGCCGCGCCGGCGACGGAAAAACCGGCGACTCCGCCGGGAAGGAGATGACGGAGATCACCGGAGTTGACGAGATTAACCCGCAGGCGCTTGTGTGCGATTTCGCGTTCGACCCGTGCGGGTACTCCATGAATGGCATAGATGGGGAGTGGTACTCCACGATTCACGTGACGCCGGAAGACGGTTACAGCTACGCGAGTTTCGAATGTGTGGGGTCCGTGAATGATGACGTGGACATACTCCACGTGTTGAGGAAGGTGGTGCAGATATTCCGACCGGGGACGATGTCGGTCTCTACGACGTCGTTGGGGAGCGAGATGTGGAGAGAGGTATCGGGTGCGGTGGAGCCCATGGGAATGAAGTTGAGGAGCTGCGCGATGGACCAGTTCCCGGATTCTGGGAGCGTTGTCTTTCAAACGTTTACGCCGCTTCGCCGGAAAAGTGCACACTAG
- the LOC100816140 gene encoding F-box/LRR-repeat protein 4 isoform X1 — protein sequence MRGHDWINTLLPDELLIEIFRRLDSKSNRDASSLVCTRWLRLERLTRAAIRIGASGSPDLLIHLLAARFSNITTVHIDERLSVSIPAHLGRRRSSGNSSVKLHDVNDKHGSASDQSDLDSLCLSDSGLASLAEGFPKLEKLRLIWCSNVTSEGLSSLARKCTSLKSLDLQGCYVGDQGLAAIGQCCKQLEDLNLRFCEGLTDNGLVELALGVGNALKSLGVAACAKITDVSMEVVGSQCRSLETLSLDSEFIHNKGVLAVIKGCPHLKVLKLQCINLTDDTLNVAGTSCLSLELLALYSFQRFTDKGLCAIGNGCKKLKNLTLSDCYFLSDKGLEVIATGCKELTHLEVNGCHNIGTLGLESVGKSCQHLSELALLYCQRIGDAGLVQVGQGCKFLQALQLVDCSSIGDEAMCGIASGCRNLKKLHIRRCYEIGNKGIIAVGEKCKLLTDLSIRFCDRVGDRALIAIAEGCSLHYLNVSGCHLIGDAGVIAIARGCPQLCYLDVSVLQKLGDIAMAELGEHCPLLKEIVLSHCRQITDVGLAHLVKGCCTVLESCHMVYCSGVTSVGVATVVSSCPNIKKVLVEKWKVSQRTQRRVGSVISYLCMDL from the exons ATGCGAGGCCACGATTGGATCAACACGCTGCTCCCCGACGAGTTACTCATTGAGATCTTCCGCCGCCTGGACTCTAAGTCCAACCGCGACGCCAGCTCCCTCGTCTGCACGCGGTGGCTCCGCCTCGAGCGCCTCACACGCGCCGCCATCCGCATCGGCGCCTCCGGCTCCCCCGACCTCTTGATCCACCTCCTCGCCGCGCGATTCTCCAACATCACCACCGTTCACATCGATGAGCGCCTCTCTGTTTCAATCCCCGCTCACCTC GGGAGAAGACGCTCGAGCGGCAATTCCTCGGTGAAGCTGCACGACGTGAATGATAAGCACGGCTCTGCCTCTGATCAGAGCGATTTGGATTCACTCTGTTTATCTGATTCTGGTTTGGCTTCTCTCGCCGAAGGCTTTCCCAAGCTCGAGAAGCTGAGGTTAATTTGGTGTTCTAACGTCACTAGCGAGGGGTTGTCATCCCTAGCTAGGAAATGCACTTCTTTGAAATCCTTGGACTTGCAG GGTTGCTATGTTGGAGATCAAGGTCTAGCTGCTATTGGACAGTGTTGCAAACAACTTGAAGATTTGAATCTGCGTTTCTGTGAAGGTTTGACTGATAATGGTTTGGTTGAATTAGCATTGGGTGTGGGAAATGCGTTAAAATCTCTTGGAGTAGCAGCTTGTGCCAAAATAACTGACGTTTCAATGGAAGTTGTGGGATCACAGTGCAGATCCCTTGAGACCTTGTCATTGGACTCTGAGTTCATCCATAATAAAGGGGTGCTTGCTGTGATTAAAGGATGTCCACATTTGAAAGTTCTAAAGCTGCAATGTATTAATCTTACAGATGATACTCTAAATGTTGCAGGCACTAGCTGCTTGTCTTTGGAGTTATTGGCTTTATATAGTTTTCAGAGATTTACTGATAA GGGTTTGTGTGCTATTGGGAATGGATGTAAGAAGTTAAAGAACTTGACTTTAAGTGATTGCTATTTCCTCAGTGACAAGGGTTTGGAAGTAATTGCTACTGGCTGCAAGGAACTTACTCATCTTGAAGTGAATGGATGCCACAATATTGGAACTTTGGGGCTAGAATCTGTTGGAAAATCCTGCCA ACATCTCTCTGAGTTAGCATTGCTTTACTGCCAAAGAATTGGTGATGCTGGTCTTGTCCAGGTTGGACAGGGATGCAAATTCTTGCAAGCACTTCAATTGGTAGATTGTTCAAGCATTGGAGATGAAGCCATGTGTGGCATAGCTAGTGGCTGTAGGAATCTAAAGAAACTTCATATTCGTCGCTGTTATGAG ATTGGGAACAAGGGGATCATTGCTGTTGGTGAGAAGTGTAAGTTGCTAACAGATCTTAGCATTCGATTTTGTGATAG GGTTGGCGACAGAGCTCTTATTGCTATAGCTGAGGGTTGTTCCCTTCATTATCTGAATGTTAGTGGTTGCCATCTAATTGGAGATGCTGGAGTGATAGCCATTGCAAGGGGGTGCCCTCAACTATGTTATTTGGATGTGAGTGTATTGCAG AAGTTAGGTGATATAGCTATGGCTGAATTGGGAGAACACTGtccattgttgaaagaaatagTACTCTCACACTGTCGACAAATAACAGATGTTGGGTTAGCACATCTTGTAAAAGGTTGCTGCACAGTGCTTGAGTCATGCCACATGGTTTATTGCTCTGGTGTAACTTCAGTTGGAGTAGCAACTGTGGTTTCTAGTTGTCCCAACATAAAAAAGGTTCTTGTTGAAAAGTGGAAGGTTAGCCAACGTACTCAGCGTCGAGTAGGCTCAGTCATCTCCTACTTGTGCATGGACCTCTAG